The following DNA comes from Dehalococcoidia bacterium.
GTTCGCGGCGGCGAGCCACGGGGGCTACGACCTGGCGAATGTCATCAACCCGCCGACTGTCGTCGCGCCCGACCTGCCCAGCGGCGTTGACCCGCGCGGCCTGGCCACGTTCGGCCTCGCGGGCGTCGCCGTCTTCGTCGTCGGGTGGCTGATGGGCCGCAGCGGGGACTTCCCGAAGGGACTGGGCTACCTGGGCTATCTGCTGGGCGTCTTCCTGGTCGTTGTTTACCTGGGACGCCTGATAGTGCTGTCCCCGGCCAGTCCCCTCGTTCTTGGGCCGGCTGCGGTCACCGGCTTCCTTCTGAATCCCGTGTGGTACATCTGGCTTGGCCTGGCTATCTGGCGAGGCTCCCGAATAAAGATAGGAGAACGCAGACGTACAGAACCGCGAAGGAGCTAGGGCGCGACCGCCCGCGCGTGCACGACACGCGTCCCGCCGCCGAGCGGGCCATGCTGGTGGGTGTGGAGGTCAAGGGCAGGAGGGGCGTCCTCAGCCAGGAGGACTCGCTGGAGGAGCTGGCGCAGCTTGCCCGCACCGCGGGCGCGCGGGTGGTGGCGGTCGTGGCGCAACACGTCGCCCACCTCACGTCGGTCTATATGGGGCGCGGCAAGCTCGACGAGATGGTGGCGTCCCAGGCCGTCACGCCGTATGACGTCGCCATCTTCGACGACGAGTTGACCCCTGTCCAGCAGGAGAACCTCGAAACAGCCCTCAACGTCAAGGTCATTGACCGCACGGCCCTCATCCTTGACATCTTCGCCAGGCGCGCTCAGACGCAGGAGGCCCGGCTGCAGGTGGAGCTGGCGCAGCACCAGTACCTCCTGCCGCGCCTCGCGGGGCAGTGGAGCCACCTGGAGCGCCTCGGCGGCGGCATCGGGACGCGCGGCCCCGGCGAGTCGCAGTTGGAGACCGACCGGCGACTCGTCCGCAAGCGCATCCAGCGCCTGACGGAGCGGCTGGACGACGTGCGCATGCACCGTGAGCACTACCGCGAGCGGCGGCGCAGCCAGGGCGTGCCGGTGGTCTCTCTGGTGGGCTACACGAACGCGGGAAAGAGCACCCTCATGAACGCCCTCTCCCGCGCGGACGTCCTGGTGGAGGACAAGCCCTTCGCGACCCTCGACCCGGTCACCCGACGCATCATGCTGCCCAACGGTGGCCC
Coding sequences within:
- the hflX gene encoding GTPase HflX, yielding MLVGVEVKGRRGVLSQEDSLEELAQLARTAGARVVAVVAQHVAHLTSVYMGRGKLDEMVASQAVTPYDVAIFDDELTPVQQENLETALNVKVIDRTALILDIFARRAQTQEARLQVELAQHQYLLPRLAGQWSHLERLGGGIGTRGPGESQLETDRRLVRKRIQRLTERLDDVRMHREHYRERRRSQGVPVVSLVGYTNAGKSTLMNALSRADVLVEDKPFATLDPVTRRIMLPNGGPALLTDTVGFIQKLPHSVVAAFRATLEEIGEADLLLHVVDITHKNAAEQAQVVDKILAGMGLMDRSRILVLNKVDVLAPDTPEGMEPGVALESLVEAPRETRWPVALVSAAKGWGLDRLREMIARELEKAAKDSKAAVAGDSSLRSE